The Ascaphus truei isolate aAscTru1 chromosome 18, aAscTru1.hap1, whole genome shotgun sequence genome window below encodes:
- the IMMP2L gene encoding mitochondrial inner membrane protease subunit 2, which translates to MAQLHGRRYIRAFVSGFFVAVPVTVTFLDRVACIARVEGVSMQPSLNPGGRTSSDVVLLNRWSIRNYEVQRGDVVSLISPKNAEQKIIKRVIALQGDIVKTMGHKNRYVKVPSGHVWVEGDHHGHSFDSNAFGPVSLGLLHAHATHILWPPHRWQTLRPLLPRERTPRHSDED; encoded by the coding sequence atgGCACAGTTGCATGGAAGAAGATATATCCGAGCATTTGTAAGTGGcttttttgtggctgttccggTCACCGTGACTTTTCTTGATCGAGTGGCATGTATCGCAAGAGTGGAAGGCGTTTCAATGCAGCCTTCCTTGAATCCAGGTGGAAGAACTTCATCCGATGTAGTTCTTTTAAACCGATGGAGCATTAGGAATTACGAAGTCCAGCGCGGGGACGTCGTGTCTTTAATATCTCCAAAGAACGCAGAACAGAAGATCATTAAACGAGTGATTGCTCTTCAAGGAGACATTGTAAAGACAATGGGACACAAGAACAGATACGTCAAAGTTCCAAGTGGTCACGTGTGGGTAGAAGGTGACCATCACGGACACAGTTTCGACAGTAATGCTTTTGGACCCGTTTCTCTTGGGCTCCTACACGCACACGCCACTCACATCCTGTGGCCTCCTCACCGCTGGCAAACGTTGAGGCCTCTGCTTCCACGAGAACGCACACCGCGGCACAGTGACGAAGACTGA